A part of Thermococcus sp. SY098 genomic DNA contains:
- a CDS encoding chloride channel protein — MEWRTRRYAKRWAVILIFSFVAGLVGGFGAVVFRILIKMFHWIFFSFLLPYFSIYIGGFNLGYIVLPVLGGVLIAPLISRAPNIRGNGVPEVIEAFIFKEGTIAWKFAVMKTLATSVAIGSGASLGREGPIGFIGASLSSIISQIFGLSKDMKRLLTACGLAAGIAGTFNAPFAGALFALEVLYMGAFSINLVPIFIASITGNAVTLAVLGSASGIKIPSPLSYTVTELPFFFLMGVFSGVLAAFFVKLLYFVGDIFESSGFSPKLRLLIGGAAVGILGMFFPEYGVLGIGYEGMRLAMFGILPIYLLVLLIFLKATATMFSIASGYSGGIFAPSLYIGTAFGAVFGMVLRFFLPWVNPSSYALAGMAAFFSGVAQAPINQILMVAELTKDYTMLPPAMLASVAGFLSARVLLKGSSVYTLKLERRGIKIKTGKPLILETISVGDIMTKRPVFVYFTDPIVHVEELIAKTGHDCFPVVDRKMNVIGIVGVRDLISCPDKNMSVGELLQRPYAVAYPTETAQQALEKLMTFNQNLLPVIESPQRNKLIGVVTKRDIYRAYYKGLERMYIE; from the coding sequence ATGGAATGGCGGACAAGAAGATATGCAAAAAGATGGGCAGTTATTCTGATCTTTTCATTTGTAGCGGGGTTAGTTGGGGGATTTGGGGCTGTAGTATTTAGAATTCTCATTAAAATGTTCCACTGGATTTTTTTCTCTTTTCTTCTGCCGTATTTCAGCATTTATATTGGAGGGTTTAATCTTGGGTATATAGTTCTCCCTGTACTTGGGGGTGTTCTGATTGCTCCGCTAATTTCTCGTGCTCCAAACATCCGAGGAAATGGTGTGCCTGAAGTTATTGAGGCGTTCATATTTAAAGAGGGTACAATAGCATGGAAGTTTGCAGTCATGAAAACATTGGCTACCTCGGTAGCTATTGGATCAGGTGCAAGTCTGGGGAGAGAAGGTCCTATAGGGTTTATAGGAGCATCCCTTTCGTCCATAATCAGCCAGATTTTTGGTCTTTCTAAAGATATGAAGAGGCTTTTGACAGCTTGTGGGTTGGCTGCTGGAATTGCTGGGACATTTAATGCACCATTTGCTGGGGCACTCTTTGCCCTTGAGGTTTTATATATGGGGGCGTTCTCCATCAATTTGGTGCCGATTTTCATAGCATCCATCACTGGAAATGCTGTAACTCTTGCAGTTCTGGGATCCGCCTCAGGCATTAAGATACCTTCGCCCCTGAGTTATACTGTCACAGAGCTGCCTTTCTTCTTCTTAATGGGGGTGTTTTCTGGTGTGCTGGCAGCGTTTTTTGTAAAACTCTTGTATTTTGTAGGAGATATATTTGAAAGCTCTGGTTTTTCGCCCAAATTGAGGCTTCTTATAGGCGGAGCAGCTGTTGGAATCTTGGGGATGTTTTTTCCTGAATATGGTGTCCTTGGCATTGGTTATGAGGGCATGAGACTCGCCATGTTTGGGATTTTACCTATCTACCTCCTTGTACTTTTAATATTCTTGAAAGCTACTGCAACGATGTTTTCTATAGCTTCGGGATACAGTGGGGGAATCTTTGCTCCAAGCTTGTACATTGGAACAGCATTCGGTGCTGTTTTTGGTATGGTCCTGCGCTTTTTCCTGCCATGGGTGAATCCCTCTTCTTATGCTCTGGCTGGAATGGCAGCATTCTTCAGTGGAGTTGCCCAAGCTCCCATAAACCAGATTCTCATGGTGGCTGAACTGACCAAGGACTACACAATGCTTCCTCCAGCTATGCTTGCCTCTGTTGCTGGTTTTTTGAGTGCAAGAGTTCTTTTAAAGGGGTCTTCGGTTTACACGTTGAAGCTTGAACGCAGAGGAATTAAAATTAAAACAGGAAAACCCCTTATCTTAGAAACCATCTCCGTTGGCGATATAATGACGAAGAGACCAGTATTTGTTTATTTCACCGATCCGATAGTGCATGTTGAGGAGCTCATTGCAAAGACAGGACATGATTGCTTTCCTGTAGTTGACAGAAAAATGAATGTCATCGGGATAGTGGGAGTGAGGGATCTAATAAGCTGTCCCGATAAGAACATGAGTGTTGGGGAACTTCTACAAAGACCCTACGCTGTTGCATACCCAACAGAAACTGCTCAACAGGCACTTGAGAAGCTTATGACCTTCAATCAGAACCTCCTCCCTGTTATTGAGAGCCCCCAGAGAAATAAGCTTATAGGGGTCGTAACCAAAAGAGACATATATAGGGCATATTATAAAGGTTTAGAGAGAATGTATATTGAATGA
- a CDS encoding sodium:proton antiporter codes for MTSNVLVPDVDTIAYILFMVLAVGMISLLISRRFNISYVPLFVFFGILAGPVLGLINRSLAHELFSYVRVFGLVMILFAEGHTLSWKMLKRNMGTIAVLDTAGLLITAIIAGIAFSVLFHTPFIVGFLFGAIIGATDPATLIPLFRQYKVKEDIETVIVTESIFNDPLGIVLTSVAIALLLPQAPSAAVLESIARYISIYPAAVVFFLYELGMSIGIGILLGVFGYYFIKKTGIRGFPEIEVFALMLAFGGFLMGEYVKASGYLVATVTGIVLGNHKVFFRDNPRTVKRIMRAIEKEVHFNESLATLATIFIFALLGASLDMNVITSNLLPGMILAFIVILIARPIAVLPILPWWKPKEYLFIALEGPRGVVPSALASLPLTLGLVYHDQQMIQWGEIILGATVITVLVSVIVETLWVPLLRERLLEVESIRKRMIRSGYKPKSS; via the coding sequence ATGACGTCAAATGTTTTGGTACCGGATGTTGATACCATCGCATACATACTCTTTATGGTGCTTGCAGTTGGAATGATATCGCTTTTGATAAGCAGAAGGTTCAACATCTCTTATGTCCCATTGTTTGTGTTTTTTGGGATTTTGGCTGGTCCAGTCCTTGGTTTGATAAATAGAAGCCTTGCACATGAGCTTTTCAGTTATGTAAGGGTCTTTGGTCTTGTCATGATACTCTTTGCTGAGGGGCACACATTAAGCTGGAAAATGCTGAAGAGGAATATGGGAACTATCGCTGTTCTTGATACTGCTGGTCTTCTCATAACTGCGATCATAGCTGGCATTGCATTCTCTGTGCTGTTTCATACTCCCTTTATTGTTGGCTTTCTATTTGGTGCCATAATTGGAGCAACTGATCCAGCAACCTTAATTCCATTATTTAGGCAGTATAAAGTTAAAGAGGATATAGAAACGGTAATTGTAACTGAATCTATCTTCAATGATCCCCTCGGAATTGTCTTAACATCCGTTGCAATTGCTCTGCTGTTGCCCCAAGCCCCAAGTGCTGCAGTTCTTGAATCAATTGCAAGATACATCTCTATTTATCCCGCTGCAGTTGTCTTTTTCTTGTATGAACTCGGGATGTCCATTGGAATAGGGATTCTTTTGGGGGTTTTTGGCTACTATTTTATAAAGAAAACTGGAATCAGGGGATTTCCAGAGATAGAAGTCTTTGCTCTTATGCTTGCTTTTGGCGGTTTTTTAATGGGAGAATACGTGAAAGCCTCTGGATATCTTGTTGCTACGGTTACAGGAATTGTGCTTGGAAATCATAAGGTTTTCTTCAGGGACAATCCAAGAACTGTAAAGAGGATCATGCGGGCTATAGAAAAAGAGGTCCATTTCAATGAAAGCCTGGCAACTTTAGCCACAATATTTATATTTGCATTGCTTGGTGCCAGCCTTGACATGAATGTTATAACTTCAAATCTTCTTCCCGGCATGATTCTGGCATTTATCGTGATACTGATAGCAAGACCTATCGCAGTGTTGCCGATTCTACCTTGGTGGAAGCCCAAGGAATATCTTTTTATAGCCCTTGAAGGTCCAAGAGGGGTTGTGCCTTCAGCATTGGCAAGTCTTCCTCTGACACTTGGCTTGGTATATCATGACCAGCAGATGATTCAGTGGGGTGAAATAATCTTGGGTGCAACCGTGATAACGGTTCTGGTTTCTGTAATAGTGGAAACACTTTGGGTTCCATTGTTAAGAGAGAGGCTTCTTGAGGTTGAGAGCATAAGAAAGAGGATGATACGGAGCGGATACAAACCAAAATCATCTTGA
- the speB gene encoding agmatinase, with the protein MEFFYTYETIKTALPLVDAENADFVIFGVPFDSTTSYKPGARFGPTLIRQATINLESYILDYDVDLSELRIADIGDMEIVAGNPLGTIKRIIETVKELKESNPKAMPIMLGGEHSMTYALVRALRPKSYIVFDAHLDLRNEYEGNPWNHACVARRISELGMSMAEFGIRSGIREEVEYAKEKDIKWIHARKYSVEEFKGIAKNLPEPVYVSVDIDVFDLSMVPSTGTPEAGGLEFWEVIEALEWLTEKKKIVGFDIMEVAGTELGDITALTGAKLMFYLIGMLSR; encoded by the coding sequence ATGGAATTCTTTTATACCTATGAAACCATAAAAACCGCTCTACCATTGGTTGATGCTGAAAATGCAGATTTTGTAATATTTGGCGTGCCTTTTGATTCAACCACCTCATATAAGCCTGGGGCAAGATTTGGGCCAACGTTAATAAGACAGGCTACGATAAATCTTGAGAGCTACATTCTGGATTATGATGTTGATTTATCGGAGCTCAGAATTGCGGACATTGGGGACATGGAAATTGTGGCTGGAAATCCCCTTGGGACAATAAAAAGGATAATAGAAACAGTAAAGGAGCTCAAAGAGTCAAACCCGAAAGCCATGCCCATAATGCTGGGCGGGGAGCATTCAATGACGTACGCTCTGGTAAGAGCTCTAAGACCAAAAAGCTACATTGTTTTTGATGCCCATTTAGATCTGAGAAATGAATATGAGGGTAATCCTTGGAACCATGCATGTGTAGCGAGAAGGATTTCAGAGCTTGGAATGAGCATGGCTGAATTTGGAATAAGGAGCGGCATAAGAGAGGAGGTCGAATATGCCAAAGAGAAGGATATAAAATGGATCCACGCAAGAAAATACAGCGTTGAGGAGTTTAAAGGAATTGCAAAAAACCTGCCAGAACCAGTTTATGTATCAGTTGATATCGATGTGTTTGATCTATCAATGGTTCCATCCACTGGAACTCCAGAAGCAGGAGGTTTAGAATTCTGGGAGGTTATAGAAGCACTGGAGTGGCTTACTGAAAAAAAGAAGATCGTGGGTTTTGACATAATGGAAGTTGCTGGAACCGAACTGGGAGATATAACAGCACTTACAGGGGCAAAGCTTATGTTCTATCTCATTGGAATGTTATCAAGATGA
- a CDS encoding translation initiation factor IF-5A — translation MGDKTKVQVSKLKPGRYIIIDGEPCRIVNITVSSPGKHGSAKARIEAVGVFDGKVRSIVKPTSAEVDVPIIDKRTGQIIAITPDTVQLMDMETYELFDVPIETGVNDEIKDQLKEGINVEYWETLGRVKIMKIKGE, via the coding sequence ATGGGAGACAAAACTAAAGTCCAGGTCAGCAAGCTTAAACCTGGGAGATATATAATAATTGACGGAGAACCATGCAGAATTGTGAACATCACAGTTTCCTCACCAGGAAAACACGGATCAGCGAAGGCAAGAATAGAAGCTGTTGGTGTATTCGATGGAAAAGTTAGGAGCATAGTCAAGCCGACAAGCGCTGAGGTTGACGTTCCGATAATTGACAAAAGAACTGGACAGATCATTGCGATAACTCCGGATACAGTTCAGCTCATGGACATGGAGACTTATGAACTGTTTGATGTTCCCATAGAGACAGGAGTTAACGATGAGATCAAAGACCAGCTTAAAGAGGGCATCAATGTTGAGTACTGGGAAACCCTTGGAAGGGTCAAGATTATGAAAATCAAGGGAGAGTGA